Proteins encoded in a region of the Streptomyces sp. PCS3-D2 genome:
- a CDS encoding ammonium transporter: MASAITTLAADAPTLSAANTGFMLICSALVMLMTPGLAFFYGGMVRVKSSLNMLMMSFISLGIVTILWVLYGFSLAFGTDAGSLIGWNSDYVGLSGIGITELWDGYTIPVYVFAVFQLMFAVITPALISGALADRVKFSAWVLFTALWVTVVYFPVAHWVWGAGGWLFEMGVIDFAGGTAVHINAGAAALGVILVIGKRVGFKKDPMRPHSLPLVMLGAGLLWFGWFGFNAGSWLGNDDGVGAVMFVNTQVATAAAMLAWLAYEKLRHGSFTTLGAASGAVAGLVAITPAGGAVSPLGAIAVGAIAGLLCAMAVGLKYKFGYDDSLDVVGVHLVGGVAGSLLVGLFATGGVQSDVAGLFYGGGLEQLGKQAVGVFSVLAYSLVASAVLALLLDKTIGMRVSEDDEVAGIDQIEHAETAYDFSGAGGGAAARSTAAPTTSAASKKVDA; the protein is encoded by the coding sequence ATGGCATCAGCCATCACGACCCTCGCGGCAGACGCCCCGACGCTCTCTGCCGCGAACACCGGGTTCATGCTCATCTGCTCCGCCCTGGTCATGCTGATGACTCCGGGACTCGCCTTCTTCTACGGAGGCATGGTCCGCGTCAAGAGCAGCCTCAACATGCTGATGATGAGCTTCATCAGCCTGGGGATCGTCACGATCCTATGGGTGCTCTACGGCTTCAGCCTCGCCTTCGGCACCGATGCCGGATCCCTCATCGGCTGGAACTCCGACTACGTGGGCCTGAGCGGCATCGGGATCACCGAGCTCTGGGACGGCTACACCATCCCGGTGTACGTCTTCGCCGTCTTCCAGCTGATGTTCGCCGTCATCACCCCGGCCCTGATCAGCGGCGCCCTCGCGGACCGCGTGAAGTTCAGCGCCTGGGTCCTGTTCACCGCGCTGTGGGTCACCGTCGTGTACTTCCCCGTCGCCCACTGGGTCTGGGGCGCCGGCGGCTGGCTCTTCGAGATGGGCGTCATCGACTTCGCCGGCGGCACCGCCGTCCACATCAACGCCGGTGCCGCGGCCCTGGGCGTGATCCTGGTCATCGGCAAGCGCGTCGGCTTCAAGAAGGACCCGATGCGCCCGCACAGCCTCCCCCTCGTGATGCTGGGCGCCGGCCTCCTCTGGTTCGGCTGGTTCGGCTTCAACGCGGGTTCCTGGCTCGGCAACGACGACGGCGTCGGCGCGGTCATGTTCGTCAACACCCAGGTCGCCACCGCCGCCGCCATGCTGGCCTGGCTCGCCTACGAGAAGCTGCGCCACGGCTCCTTCACCACCCTCGGCGCCGCCTCCGGCGCGGTCGCCGGCCTCGTCGCCATCACCCCCGCGGGCGGCGCCGTCAGCCCGCTCGGAGCGATCGCGGTCGGTGCCATCGCCGGTCTGCTCTGCGCCATGGCGGTGGGCCTGAAGTACAAGTTCGGCTACGACGACTCCCTGGACGTCGTCGGCGTCCACCTCGTCGGCGGTGTCGCCGGCTCCCTGCTCGTCGGCCTCTTCGCCACCGGCGGGGTCCAGTCCGACGTGGCCGGCCTCTTCTACGGCGGCGGCCTGGAGCAGCTCGGCAAGCAGGCCGTCGGAGTCTTCTCCGTCCTCGCCTACTCTCTGGTGGCATCCGCAGTGCTCGCCCTCCTCCTCGACAAGACCATCGGGATGCGGGTCTCCGAGGACGACGAGGTCGCCGGCATCGACCAGATCGAACACGCCGAGACCGCATACGACTTCAGCGGAGCCGGTGGCGGAGCCGCCGCGCGGAGCACCGCCGCCCCCACCACCTCCGCCGCGAGCAAGAAGGTTGACGCATGA
- a CDS encoding bifunctional DNA primase/polymerase: MGFTIGSSRGTKEFRSGTRRRGRTSECTTVAEYTGLWGWDVVPGARAAAPSRDCSCGDGRCAAPGAHPLAFAPTVPAGATLDEVTEAWGDCPGAAVMLPVGRAFDVIEVSEEAGRRALVRLERMGLPLGPVIATADGRAQFFVAPGAAAELPQLLYRMGWDDADLDLHALGPGAFVTAPPSDRGGLGRVRWLRPPALDSAGGPPQARLLLGTLAYICHRFRR, encoded by the coding sequence ATGGGCTTCACGATCGGCAGCAGCCGCGGCACCAAGGAGTTCCGTTCCGGTACCCGGCGCCGCGGCCGGACCTCGGAGTGCACGACGGTGGCGGAGTACACCGGGCTGTGGGGCTGGGACGTGGTCCCCGGGGCGCGCGCGGCGGCGCCCTCCCGCGACTGCTCCTGCGGGGACGGCCGGTGCGCCGCACCCGGAGCGCATCCGCTGGCCTTCGCCCCCACGGTCCCGGCCGGCGCCACTCTGGACGAGGTCACCGAGGCCTGGGGCGACTGTCCCGGCGCGGCGGTCATGCTCCCGGTGGGCCGCGCCTTCGACGTCATCGAGGTCTCCGAGGAGGCCGGGCGGCGCGCGCTGGTGCGGCTGGAGCGTATGGGCCTGCCGCTCGGCCCGGTCATCGCCACCGCGGACGGCCGCGCGCAGTTCTTCGTCGCTCCCGGGGCGGCGGCGGAGCTGCCGCAGCTGCTGTACCGGATGGGCTGGGACGACGCCGACCTGGACCTGCACGCCCTGGGCCCGGGGGCCTTCGTGACGGCCCCGCCCTCGGACCGGGGCGGGCTCGGCCGGGTCCGCTGGCTGCGGCCGCCCGCCCTCGACTCGGCGGGCGGCCCGCCGCAGGCACGGCTGCTGCTGGGCACCCTGGCGTACATCTGCCACCGGTTCCGCCGCTGA
- the ftsY gene encoding signal recognition particle-docking protein FtsY, with the protein MDILILAVVIALVAVGVISGLVVSSRKKKQLPPPAPQSTPTITAPPAEPQVGEDAVETAEEPRRTIEEVGLPGAGAPVEAPAAEPEAVPAAPEIEVPEPAAGRLVRLRARLARSQNSLGKGLLTLLSREHLDEDTWEEIEETLLVADVGVVPTQELVERLRERVKVLGTRTPADLRALLKEELLTLVGTDFDRAVKTESGEDTPGVIMVVGVNGTGKTTTTGKLARVLVADGRSVVLGAADTFRAAAADQLQTWGERVGARTVRGPEGGDPASIAYDAVKEGIAEGADVVLIDTAGRLHTKTGLMDELGKVKRVVEKHGPLDEILLVLDATTGQNGLTQARVFAEVVDITGIVLTKLDGTAKGGIVVAVQRELGVPVKLVGLGEGADDLAPFEPEAFVDALIGD; encoded by the coding sequence ATGGACATCCTCATCCTTGCTGTAGTCATCGCCCTGGTCGCGGTCGGCGTGATCAGCGGGCTCGTGGTCAGCAGCCGCAAGAAGAAGCAGCTGCCGCCCCCGGCACCGCAGAGCACGCCGACCATCACTGCCCCGCCCGCCGAGCCGCAGGTGGGGGAGGACGCCGTAGAGACGGCGGAAGAGCCGCGCCGCACGATCGAGGAGGTCGGGCTCCCGGGAGCCGGGGCTCCCGTCGAAGCGCCGGCCGCCGAGCCGGAGGCGGTCCCGGCCGCGCCCGAGATCGAGGTGCCCGAGCCCGCCGCCGGCCGCCTGGTCCGGCTCCGCGCGCGTCTCGCCCGTTCGCAGAACTCCCTCGGCAAGGGACTGCTCACGCTGCTCTCGCGCGAGCACCTCGACGAGGACACCTGGGAGGAGATCGAGGAGACCCTCCTCGTCGCCGACGTCGGCGTCGTGCCCACCCAGGAGCTCGTCGAGCGGCTCCGTGAGCGGGTCAAGGTCCTCGGCACCCGCACTCCGGCCGATCTGCGCGCCCTGCTCAAGGAAGAGCTGCTGACCCTGGTCGGCACCGACTTCGACCGGGCCGTGAAGACGGAGAGCGGCGAGGACACCCCCGGCGTGATCATGGTCGTCGGCGTCAACGGCACCGGCAAGACCACCACCACCGGCAAGCTGGCCCGGGTGCTCGTCGCGGACGGCCGCAGCGTGGTGCTCGGCGCGGCCGACACCTTCCGCGCCGCGGCCGCCGACCAGCTGCAGACCTGGGGCGAGCGCGTCGGCGCCCGTACCGTCCGCGGCCCCGAGGGCGGCGACCCGGCCTCGATCGCCTACGACGCGGTCAAGGAGGGCATCGCCGAGGGTGCCGACGTCGTGCTCATCGACACCGCCGGCCGACTGCACACCAAGACCGGCCTCATGGACGAGCTCGGCAAGGTCAAGCGCGTCGTCGAGAAGCACGGCCCGCTGGACGAGATCCTGCTGGTCCTGGACGCCACCACGGGGCAGAACGGCCTGACCCAGGCGCGTGTCTTCGCCGAGGTCGTCGACATCACCGGCATCGTGCTCACCAAGCTCGACGGCACGGCCAAGGGCGGCATCGTCGTCGCCGTCCAGCGCGAACTGGGCGTCCCGGTCAAGCTCGTCGGTCTCGGCGAGGGTGCGGACGACCTGGCTCCGTTCGAGCCCGAGGCGTTCGTGGACGCCCTGATCGGCGACTGA
- a CDS encoding LLM class flavin-dependent oxidoreductase, which translates to MPITVARFNLVDPNGTPESLSARYRAALEMARYADDRGMDTVQTEEHHGTDNNWLPSPFAFAGAVFGATRRITVTVSAVIGPLHDPLKVAEDIAVLDLLSGGRLVTVAGIGYRPEEYEQHGVEWGRRGRLQDELLETLLKAWTGRPFEFRGRTVRVTPTPLTRPHPLLLVGGSSEAAARRAARLGLPFFPSAHLPELEAYYTARLAEYGTEGFCMMPAAETPLLHVAQDPDRVWAEHGEHFLHEAGTYASWQSKDIRSAVRSSARSVAELRAEGVYRVLTPDEAVAYGRSAGAAGNLVLHPLCGGMPLDEGWRSLHLLCEQVLPRLRG; encoded by the coding sequence ATGCCCATCACCGTGGCCCGGTTCAATCTGGTCGACCCGAACGGCACCCCCGAGTCCCTCTCGGCCCGCTACAGGGCCGCGCTGGAGATGGCGCGCTACGCGGACGACCGCGGAATGGACACCGTCCAGACCGAGGAGCACCACGGCACGGACAACAACTGGCTTCCCTCCCCCTTCGCCTTCGCGGGCGCGGTCTTCGGCGCGACCCGTCGGATCACCGTCACCGTGTCGGCGGTCATCGGCCCGCTGCACGACCCCTTGAAGGTCGCCGAGGACATCGCCGTACTGGACCTGCTGAGCGGCGGGCGCCTGGTGACCGTCGCGGGGATCGGCTACCGGCCCGAGGAATACGAGCAGCACGGCGTGGAGTGGGGCCGGCGCGGCAGGCTCCAGGACGAGCTGCTGGAGACCCTGCTGAAGGCGTGGACCGGCCGGCCGTTCGAGTTCCGCGGCCGCACGGTACGGGTCACCCCGACTCCCCTCACCCGGCCGCACCCGCTGCTGCTGGTGGGTGGCAGTTCGGAGGCGGCCGCGCGCCGCGCCGCCCGACTCGGGCTGCCCTTCTTCCCCAGCGCGCACCTGCCGGAGCTGGAGGCGTACTACACGGCGCGGCTGGCGGAGTACGGCACGGAGGGCTTCTGCATGATGCCCGCGGCCGAGACCCCACTGCTGCACGTCGCGCAGGACCCGGACCGGGTGTGGGCCGAGCACGGTGAACACTTCCTGCACGAGGCCGGGACGTACGCGTCCTGGCAGTCGAAGGACATCCGCAGCGCCGTGCGGTCGTCCGCCCGCTCGGTGGCGGAGCTGCGCGCGGAGGGCGTCTACCGGGTGCTGACCCCGGACGAGGCGGTCGCATACGGCCGGAGCGCCGGCGCGGCGGGCAACCTGGTGCTGCACCCGCTGTGCGGGGGGATGCCGCTGGACGAGGGCTGGCGCAGCCTGCACCTGCTGTGCGAACAGGTACTGCCCCGGCTCAGGGGCTGA
- a CDS encoding sugar porter family MFS transporter — MTSSTAQSPASGGGSSPQPDHLGHVIFITAAAAMGGFLFGYDSSVINGAVVAIRERFDVGSEALAQVIAAALIGCAIGAATAGRLADRIGRIRCMQIAAVLFTASAIGSALPFALWDLAMWRVIGGFGIGMASVIGPAYIAEVSPPAYRGRLASFQQAAIVIGIAISQLVNWGILNLADGDQRGDIGGLEAWQWMLGVMVVPAVLYGLLSFVIPESPRFLVSVGRTADARKVLAEVEGSGADLDGRVREIEHAMHSEHKSTFKDLLGGRFGFLPIVWIGIGLSLFQQLVGINVIFYYSSSLWQSVGIDPTSSFLYSFTTSIINIVGTVIAMIFVDRIGRKPLALIGSAGMAVSLGLCAWAFSFTTGTGDDITLPDAQATVALVAAHAFVLFFALSWGVVVWVLLGEMFPNRIRAAALGVAASAQWIANWVITVSFPSLSDWNLSGAYVIYTVFALLSIPFVLKWVPETKGKALEEMG, encoded by the coding sequence TTGACCAGCAGTACTGCGCAGTCCCCGGCGTCCGGCGGCGGATCCTCGCCCCAGCCCGACCACCTCGGCCACGTCATCTTCATCACCGCGGCCGCTGCCATGGGCGGCTTCCTCTTCGGGTACGACAGCTCCGTCATCAACGGCGCCGTCGTCGCCATCCGGGAACGCTTCGACGTCGGCTCGGAGGCGCTCGCCCAGGTGATCGCCGCCGCGCTGATCGGCTGTGCCATCGGCGCCGCCACCGCGGGGCGACTCGCCGACCGGATCGGCCGAATCCGCTGCATGCAGATCGCGGCCGTCCTCTTCACCGCCAGCGCCATCGGCTCGGCCCTGCCGTTCGCCCTCTGGGACCTCGCCATGTGGCGGGTGATCGGCGGCTTCGGCATCGGCATGGCCTCCGTCATCGGTCCCGCCTACATCGCCGAGGTCTCCCCGCCCGCCTACCGCGGCCGGCTCGCCTCCTTCCAGCAGGCCGCCATCGTCATCGGCATCGCCATCTCCCAGCTCGTCAACTGGGGCATCCTCAACCTCGCCGACGGCGACCAGCGCGGCGACATCGGCGGCCTGGAGGCGTGGCAGTGGATGCTGGGCGTCATGGTCGTCCCGGCCGTCCTCTACGGGCTGCTGTCCTTCGTCATCCCGGAGTCCCCGCGCTTCCTGGTCTCCGTCGGCCGCACCGCCGACGCCAGGAAGGTGCTGGCCGAGGTCGAGGGTTCCGGGGCCGACTTGGACGGGCGCGTCCGCGAGATCGAGCACGCGATGCACTCCGAGCACAAGTCCACCTTCAAGGACCTGCTCGGCGGCCGCTTCGGCTTCCTGCCCATCGTCTGGATCGGCATCGGCCTCTCGCTCTTCCAGCAGCTCGTCGGCATCAACGTGATCTTCTACTACAGCTCCTCGCTGTGGCAGTCGGTCGGCATCGACCCGACCAGCTCGTTCCTCTACTCCTTCACCACGTCGATCATCAACATCGTCGGCACGGTGATCGCGATGATCTTCGTGGACCGGATCGGCCGCAAGCCGCTCGCCCTCATCGGCTCGGCGGGCATGGCCGTCTCCCTCGGCCTGTGCGCGTGGGCGTTCTCCTTCACCACCGGCACCGGGGACGACATCACCCTCCCCGACGCCCAGGCCACGGTGGCCCTGGTCGCCGCACACGCCTTCGTGCTCTTCTTCGCTCTGTCCTGGGGCGTGGTCGTCTGGGTGCTGCTCGGCGAGATGTTCCCGAACCGCATCCGTGCCGCGGCGCTCGGCGTCGCCGCCTCGGCCCAGTGGATCGCCAACTGGGTCATCACCGTCTCGTTCCCGTCCCTCTCGGACTGGAACCTGTCCGGTGCCTACGTGATCTACACCGTCTTCGCACTGCTCTCGATCCCGTTCGTCCTCAAATGGGTGCCGGAGACCAAGGGCAAGGCGCTGGAGGAGATGGGGTAA